In Leptospira harrisiae, a genomic segment contains:
- a CDS encoding group II truncated hemoglobin, with the protein MNKDNSTKKNIPTLFEWAGDMATFEMLFGKFYEKVLKDDLLGDVFKNMSPNHVQHVAHFVAEVFGGDKLYTSQDKGSHSQMIGRHIGKMLSEEKRQRWVHLLLQTADEVGLKSDPEFRSAFVGYIEWGTRLAVINSQLTENPMVTNEPMPKWGWGETGGPYQPNEN; encoded by the coding sequence TTGAACAAAGACAATTCTACTAAGAAAAATATCCCGACACTTTTCGAATGGGCAGGCGATATGGCGACCTTTGAAATGTTATTTGGCAAATTTTATGAAAAGGTTCTCAAAGACGATTTACTCGGTGACGTTTTTAAAAATATGTCCCCAAATCATGTACAACATGTAGCACACTTTGTTGCAGAAGTTTTTGGTGGAGACAAATTATATACGAGCCAAGACAAGGGTAGCCATTCCCAAATGATTGGACGCCACATTGGAAAAATGTTATCAGAAGAAAAAAGACAACGTTGGGTTCATTTATTATTACAAACAGCGGATGAAGTCGGTTTAAAAAGTGACCCGGAATTTCGCTCTGCCTTTGTTGGTTACATTGAATGGGGCACACGCCTAGCGGTGATTAATTCCCAGCTTACCGAAAATCCAATGGTCACGAACGAACCAATGCCCAAATGGGGTTGGGGAGAAACGGGCGGACCATATCAACCAAACGAAAACTGA
- a CDS encoding arylamine N-acetyltransferase family protein: protein MNDHQFLDAYFDRIGYKGPRIPSLDLLNNITLAHVQSIPFENLDILLGKTIDIRLDAVFEKLIIQKRGGYCFEQNGLLLLVLQKLGFEVTPISARVRLDRPRDFTPPRTHVFLRVELSGKSWFTDVGVGGVSLTSAIQFIQNTEQKTNHETRRIVCEGNRYFHQVLFPNGWVDVCEFTLEEMPEIDRELANWYTSNHPKSHFKDRLIVARAGENGKRFTLVNREFSERDKNGISNKTIIKSPKELIKLLKENFNLTFPLDTEFQTSGIKWDL from the coding sequence TTGAATGATCATCAATTTTTGGATGCGTATTTTGATCGCATTGGATATAAGGGTCCACGCATTCCCTCACTAGATTTGTTAAACAATATTACTTTGGCACATGTTCAAAGTATCCCTTTCGAAAACTTAGATATTTTGTTAGGTAAAACCATTGATATTCGTTTGGATGCTGTTTTTGAAAAATTAATCATTCAAAAACGCGGTGGTTATTGCTTCGAACAGAATGGACTTCTTTTGTTAGTTTTGCAGAAACTAGGATTTGAAGTGACTCCTATCAGTGCGAGAGTTCGTCTAGATCGACCAAGGGATTTTACTCCTCCGCGAACACATGTTTTTCTACGCGTAGAACTTTCTGGTAAATCTTGGTTCACTGATGTTGGTGTAGGTGGAGTATCACTCACATCAGCAATCCAATTCATTCAGAATACGGAACAAAAAACAAATCACGAAACAAGGAGAATTGTTTGTGAAGGAAATCGTTATTTCCACCAAGTTCTATTTCCTAATGGATGGGTTGATGTTTGTGAATTTACATTAGAAGAAATGCCTGAAATAGATCGTGAGTTAGCAAATTGGTATACAAGTAACCATCCAAAATCTCATTTTAAAGATCGTTTAATCGTTGCTAGGGCAGGAGAGAACGGGAAAAGGTTTACACTTGTAAACAGAGAATTTTCGGAACGGGACAAAAATGGAATTTCCAATAAAACAATCATCAAATCACCCAAAGAACTAATAAAACTTCTTAAAGAAAATTTCAATCTTACCTTTCCTTTAGATACAGAATTTCAGACGTCTGGAATAAAATGGGATTTATAA
- a CDS encoding c-type cytochrome — MDFPIFHLDFMGNRLLIAVIAILHVLINHSLAVGLAPLVTYFEYFGWKNKSTEMDQFANKVMFVGFVITTSLGAMTGVGIWLSASLVSPASIGSLIRVFFWAWFTEWIVFVTEVVLILLYFLTWKKSLQSEEAKKKHIKLGIALSIFSWITMAIIVAILSFMMDPGSWSQTKSFVDAVINPVYMAQLAFRTPVAMFMAGTVVLFLSVFFTKKGSPLRKSVTKTTSIWILSWSIWVVIGSIFYYSVIPDMMANNLSIAVGTMEFSNWYDSLLVVMGVGIISVIGISLYSLGGKNLPIALSIIPVLISFSLLTVFERAREFIRKPFVIGNYMYSNMFRIEEYPLLQKEGILKHATYVKHNSINDENIVEAGKDIFLLTCSRCHTSHGINSVVKKFQTMYGSSDLNPDAMVAYIQGMHNARYFMPPFPGSELEMKALVTYIQKTKDYPIPTEGAQETGVTVSIKRGHQ; from the coding sequence ATGGATTTTCCCATATTTCACTTAGATTTTATGGGCAATCGATTGCTTATTGCTGTCATTGCCATTCTACATGTTCTCATCAATCATTCCTTAGCTGTTGGACTTGCTCCATTAGTTACTTATTTTGAATATTTTGGTTGGAAAAATAAATCCACAGAAATGGATCAATTTGCAAACAAAGTTATGTTTGTTGGGTTTGTCATTACAACTTCTCTCGGTGCTATGACAGGTGTTGGCATCTGGCTTTCCGCAAGTCTTGTAAGTCCTGCATCTATCGGCAGTTTAATTCGTGTTTTCTTCTGGGCCTGGTTTACAGAATGGATTGTTTTTGTCACCGAAGTCGTTTTAATCCTCCTATACTTTTTAACTTGGAAAAAATCACTTCAATCGGAAGAGGCAAAAAAGAAACACATCAAATTGGGAATTGCCCTTTCTATTTTTTCTTGGATCACGATGGCGATCATCGTAGCAATTCTTAGTTTTATGATGGATCCTGGAAGTTGGAGCCAAACCAAATCATTTGTCGATGCAGTAATCAACCCTGTTTATATGGCTCAATTGGCTTTTAGAACACCTGTTGCTATGTTTATGGCAGGTACAGTAGTTTTATTCTTATCTGTATTTTTTACAAAAAAAGGCAGCCCCTTACGAAAATCCGTTACCAAAACTACCTCCATTTGGATTCTAAGTTGGTCCATTTGGGTAGTAATTGGCTCAATTTTTTACTATTCTGTGATTCCTGATATGATGGCGAACAATTTGTCCATCGCAGTGGGAACAATGGAATTTTCAAATTGGTATGATAGTCTCCTCGTTGTGATGGGAGTTGGAATTATTTCCGTGATAGGAATTTCTCTCTATTCCTTGGGTGGAAAAAACTTACCGATCGCACTTTCTATCATCCCTGTTTTAATTTCTTTTTCATTACTAACTGTCTTTGAAAGGGCGAGAGAGTTTATACGTAAACCATTTGTAATTGGAAATTATATGTATTCCAATATGTTTCGTATTGAAGAATACCCTCTATTACAAAAAGAAGGAATTCTAAAACACGCAACCTATGTAAAACACAATTCCATAAATGATGAAAACATAGTGGAAGCGGGAAAAGATATTTTTTTACTCACATGCAGTAGATGTCATACATCACACGGAATTAATTCTGTTGTTAAGAAATTCCAAACTATGTATGGATCATCAGACTTGAACCCAGATGCTATGGTCGCTTATATACAGGGAATGCATAATGCTCGTTACTTTATGCCCCCGTTTCCAGGTTCAGAGTTGGAAATGAAGGCTCTAGTAACTTACATACAAAAAACAAAAGACTATCCAATCCCTACCGAAGGGGCTCAAGAAACAGGAGTGACTGTTTCTATCAAAAGAGGTCACCAATGA
- a CDS encoding c-type cytochrome, with translation MNIISLILANVPVPKDIPLPLPAPEWLLVGVLVFSFLCHILFVNLMVGGTLLTFFAQLKGLREKDYDTLAHEIAKTITVNKSMAVVLGVAPLLAINTLYTVYFYSANALTGLFWISIVPLVTVAFLLTYPHKYLWEKLQNNKGLHISMIGAASGIFLFIPLIFLTNINLMLYPDKWGTITGFFSAMFLPNVFPRYLHFIFASLTATGLFLFYYFGRESYSFEKKFLTLTRYEVRKRMYSLAFMATLLQFVAGPLILLTLPSIAISWNLFYLLGPAILLAIYSLYLMWNGINANEEKIGKDFIKVVITLSVVVVLMVSGRHVVRETALGPHKKLVKERTLAYESKIQEAFQSKTNQKEVTLASSEKPNKEEGGKIFRGNCSACHSLKTKVVGPPVTEMVSIYKKDRSALIAWIKAPGKKRKDYPQMPGFPSLSEGELDSLAEYILDNP, from the coding sequence ATGAATATCATCTCTCTAATTTTAGCGAATGTTCCTGTCCCTAAAGACATCCCATTACCATTACCGGCACCAGAATGGTTGCTTGTAGGTGTTCTTGTTTTTTCTTTTTTGTGCCATATTCTTTTTGTCAATTTAATGGTAGGCGGAACACTTCTTACTTTTTTCGCTCAGTTAAAAGGATTAAGAGAAAAAGATTATGATACTTTAGCACACGAAATTGCAAAAACCATCACAGTAAACAAAAGTATGGCTGTTGTTTTAGGAGTAGCTCCACTTCTTGCCATCAACACTTTGTATACAGTTTATTTTTATTCTGCAAATGCATTAACAGGATTATTTTGGATATCCATCGTACCACTTGTTACCGTTGCATTTCTACTGACATATCCGCACAAATACCTTTGGGAAAAATTACAAAATAACAAAGGTTTGCATATTTCAATGATCGGAGCTGCCAGTGGGATATTTCTTTTTATTCCTCTGATTTTTTTAACCAATATCAACCTAATGTTATACCCTGATAAATGGGGAACTATCACAGGCTTTTTCTCCGCCATGTTTCTTCCCAATGTGTTCCCAAGGTATTTACATTTTATTTTTGCTTCTTTAACAGCAACCGGTCTTTTTCTCTTTTATTACTTTGGGCGAGAATCTTACTCATTCGAAAAAAAATTTCTAACTTTAACAAGATATGAAGTAAGAAAGAGAATGTATTCTCTAGCTTTTATGGCAACATTACTTCAGTTTGTTGCTGGCCCTCTCATCCTTCTCACACTTCCAAGTATTGCCATCAGTTGGAATCTGTTTTATCTTTTAGGGCCTGCGATTCTTTTGGCGATTTATTCACTCTATTTAATGTGGAATGGAATTAATGCTAATGAAGAAAAGATTGGAAAAGATTTCATAAAAGTTGTGATCACTCTATCCGTTGTTGTTGTACTTATGGTGAGCGGTAGGCATGTCGTAAGAGAAACAGCACTTGGTCCACATAAAAAATTGGTAAAAGAAAGAACACTCGCTTACGAATCAAAAATTCAAGAAGCATTCCAATCCAAAACCAATCAAAAAGAAGTTACTTTAGCCAGCTCAGAAAAACCAAATAAAGAGGAAGGTGGCAAAATTTTCCGCGGAAATTGTTCTGCTTGTCATTCCCTAAAAACGAAAGTTGTAGGTCCTCCTGTAACTGAAATGGTCTCTATATACAAAAAAGATAGGTCAGCTTTAATTGCTTGGATCAAGGCACCAGGCAAAAAAAGGAAAGATTATCCTCAAATGCCTGGTTTTCCATCTCTTTCCGAAGGAGAATTAGATTCCTTAGCGGAATACATTTTAGACAACCCGTAA
- a CDS encoding SCO family protein, with protein sequence MRLLIGFILCFVVLLCKPSSFFQNQDNEKLATNFELIDTNQNYFRFYEDTESKSLVVLFFGYSHCPDICLTTLTKFSRLIESFSEEDLQKIQFVYVSIDPKNDDPLTLKKYMMEFSKKIIALTGDAAEIKKIVNDYQLVLLDNPKFGKVKGEGKILHSTNIYLIQKNHKIAKSLPHQIGLETLKEEVLETLEHQ encoded by the coding sequence ATGCGACTTTTGATCGGATTCATTCTCTGTTTTGTTGTATTACTTTGCAAACCAAGTTCTTTTTTCCAGAATCAAGACAATGAAAAATTAGCAACTAACTTTGAGCTGATAGATACAAACCAAAATTACTTTCGTTTTTATGAAGACACTGAATCAAAATCTTTGGTGGTTCTTTTTTTTGGATACTCTCACTGCCCTGATATTTGTCTTACAACTCTCACTAAATTTTCTCGATTGATTGAAAGCTTTTCAGAAGAAGACTTACAAAAAATTCAATTTGTCTATGTATCAATCGATCCAAAGAATGATGACCCACTAACATTAAAAAAATATATGATGGAATTTTCAAAAAAGATCATTGCTCTTACTGGTGATGCAGCGGAAATCAAAAAAATTGTGAATGATTATCAGTTAGTATTGTTAGATAATCCAAAATTTGGTAAAGTCAAAGGGGAAGGCAAAATTCTACATTCAACTAATATTTACCTGATCCAAAAGAACCACAAAATCGCTAAAAGTTTGCCTCACCAAATTGGATTAGAAACTTTAAAAGAAGAAGTACTGGAGACACTGGAACACCAGTAA
- a CDS encoding parallel beta-helix domain-containing protein, whose product MNSLEECTTIELSAGKFIFNNSLSISGTNGIILKGAGKKQTTIQFVNAGNVNGVDIEASHNFTIRDLQILDSPKNGLEIRLSENILIDSIDVTWSAHEGEAKKKNGAYGVYPVNVINVLLQNTDTSYASDAGLYVGQCINALVRNNRAEHNVMGLEIENTVNADVYDNIVTNNTGGFLAYDLNKNTIVSRNIRVHRNQIFGNNNPNFASTGIVKTVPAGVGMVLTSIRDIEIFDNVFGNNNTTDIGIMNGLVSETPNFSEWPMNNWRAHDIYLHDNTFQDGSGKAVDNGQTDEKSRPLGVLVKLVADALNEYQISQGKKAEPVPNIVYDGVEPGFTILVMTTWFGNQAGNANHICLKNNTKGKIQPSILDLNLPALLNNSEDPTKESIKTAVIKGETKIYRATDNPSYGGGPDAGFDCEGFQFEGLPVEFPKI is encoded by the coding sequence TTGAACTCATTGGAAGAGTGTACTACCATTGAGTTGTCGGCAGGTAAGTTTATTTTTAATAACTCCCTTTCTATCTCTGGAACCAATGGCATCATCTTAAAAGGTGCAGGAAAAAAACAAACTACCATACAATTTGTCAATGCAGGGAATGTAAATGGTGTGGATATCGAAGCCTCGCACAATTTTACGATCCGTGACTTACAGATCTTAGATAGTCCTAAGAATGGATTAGAAATTCGACTTTCTGAAAACATACTAATAGATTCGATTGATGTTACTTGGTCAGCACACGAAGGAGAAGCAAAAAAGAAAAATGGAGCTTATGGTGTGTATCCAGTAAATGTGATCAATGTACTTTTGCAAAATACGGACACTTCGTACGCCTCTGATGCGGGTCTTTATGTTGGTCAATGTATCAATGCATTGGTTCGGAACAACCGTGCCGAACATAATGTTATGGGATTAGAAATTGAAAACACTGTGAATGCAGATGTTTATGATAACATTGTAACCAATAATACAGGAGGATTCTTGGCTTACGATCTCAACAAAAATACGATCGTTTCTCGTAACATCCGTGTTCATCGAAATCAAATTTTTGGAAATAACAATCCCAACTTTGCAAGTACTGGAATCGTCAAAACCGTTCCGGCCGGTGTTGGGATGGTACTCACATCCATACGAGATATCGAAATTTTTGATAATGTATTTGGTAATAACAATACTACAGACATCGGTATTATGAATGGACTTGTTTCGGAAACTCCTAATTTCTCGGAATGGCCTATGAACAATTGGAGAGCACATGATATTTATCTTCATGACAATACATTCCAAGATGGTTCAGGTAAAGCTGTAGACAATGGCCAAACCGACGAAAAAAGTCGTCCACTTGGTGTACTTGTTAAACTTGTTGCAGATGCACTAAATGAATACCAGATAAGCCAAGGAAAAAAAGCGGAACCAGTGCCAAACATTGTATATGATGGAGTGGAACCTGGATTTACCATTCTTGTGATGACAACTTGGTTTGGTAACCAGGCTGGCAATGCGAATCATATCTGTTTAAAAAACAATACAAAAGGTAAAATCCAACCAAGCATTCTCGATTTGAATTTGCCTGCCTTACTCAATAATTCTGAAGATCCAACAAAAGAATCCATTAAAACTGCAGTAATCAAAGGAGAAACAAAAATCTACAGAGCTACAGACAACCCTTCCTATGGCGGTGGACCAGACGCAGGTTTTGATTGTGAAGGCTTTCAATTTGAAGGACTTCCCGTAGAATTTCCCAAAATATAA
- a CDS encoding SO2930 family diheme c-type cytochrome, with protein sequence MRFNLCIHYLLVLCLFSFCSKKANLNLNGEAVKIHESISQYKIFANIQKDHLSPIPNGFRYDLNTALFSDYAKKDRVIFLPDGTNMEYDSEKEFQLPIGSIISKTFSLPENFRTFSGQAGKRIETRLLIHQPKGWFAVSYVWNEENTDAFISYAGESIPVKFNNEKGEEDSFFYSVPSRNQCASCHQAYEGRTQTIVPIGIKARHLNKTYAFENTTENQLKLMEKKGLLTGLPVFGVSKLADAFDTNETIENRARAYLEINCAHCHQTRAAGGINSKLILSYDESEGSLFGVCKTPGSAGKGGGGLRYDVVPGHPEESILHYRMATKDPGAMMPQIGRALVHREGVQLIYDWIKDMPSKDCP encoded by the coding sequence ATGAGATTTAACCTTTGCATCCATTATCTTTTGGTTCTTTGTTTGTTTTCCTTTTGTTCCAAAAAGGCAAACTTGAATTTAAATGGGGAAGCAGTTAAGATTCATGAATCAATTTCTCAGTATAAGATCTTTGCGAATATCCAAAAGGATCATCTCAGTCCAATACCCAATGGATTTCGCTATGACTTAAATACTGCTCTGTTCTCTGATTATGCCAAGAAAGATAGAGTTATATTCCTACCAGATGGAACAAACATGGAATATGACTCAGAAAAAGAATTTCAGTTACCCATTGGTAGCATTATTTCTAAAACTTTTTCACTTCCAGAGAACTTCCGCACTTTTTCTGGGCAGGCAGGAAAACGCATTGAAACAAGACTTTTAATCCACCAACCGAAAGGTTGGTTTGCCGTCTCTTATGTATGGAATGAAGAAAACACGGATGCTTTCATTTCCTATGCTGGAGAGTCCATACCTGTGAAGTTTAATAATGAAAAGGGGGAAGAAGATTCCTTTTTCTATTCTGTTCCTTCGCGTAACCAATGTGCATCCTGCCACCAAGCCTATGAAGGTAGAACCCAAACCATAGTTCCTATTGGCATCAAAGCAAGGCATTTGAATAAAACGTATGCATTTGAAAATACTACCGAAAACCAATTAAAACTCATGGAAAAGAAAGGCCTACTTACCGGATTGCCGGTGTTTGGTGTTTCGAAATTGGCAGATGCTTTCGATACGAATGAAACTATTGAAAATAGAGCTCGAGCATACTTAGAAATCAATTGTGCACACTGCCACCAAACACGTGCAGCTGGAGGTATCAATTCTAAGCTCATTTTATCTTATGATGAAAGTGAAGGATCTCTTTTCGGAGTTTGTAAAACTCCAGGATCAGCTGGAAAGGGTGGTGGTGGATTGCGTTATGACGTTGTTCCAGGACATCCAGAAGAGTCTATCCTCCATTATCGAATGGCAACTAAGGATCCAGGAGCCATGATGCCTCAAATTGGCAGAGCACTTGTCCACCGAGAAGGTGTGCAGTTGATCTATGATTGGATCAAAGATATGCCTTCAAAAGATTGTCCATAA
- a CDS encoding nuclear transport factor 2 family protein, which translates to MKLKLPSPIETYIHSSNESDLNGVLSCFTETATVLDEGQTLSGHNAIGKWFTKTRSKYQFKSRPITIKDKDNTIIVTAEVSGNFPGSPITLDYRFQIVSDLIQDLRIG; encoded by the coding sequence ATGAAATTAAAACTACCGTCACCTATTGAAACTTATATCCATTCGTCAAATGAATCTGATCTCAATGGCGTTCTCTCTTGTTTTACGGAGACAGCTACAGTTTTAGACGAAGGACAAACGTTATCTGGTCACAATGCCATTGGTAAATGGTTTACAAAAACTCGATCTAAGTACCAATTTAAATCTAGGCCCATAACAATTAAAGACAAGGATAACACAATCATTGTCACTGCAGAGGTATCAGGAAACTTTCCAGGCAGTCCCATTACTTTGGATTATCGATTCCAGATTGTATCAGATTTGATACAAGATCTTAGAATTGGCTAA
- a CDS encoding SDR family oxidoreductase: MNYPFEVNRSEFKDKRILITGGTKGQGAAIVQRFALSGAKIVTTARNKSKEIPNGVHFIEADLTTVEGTNSVSKETIAILNGIDLIVHVAGGSDSPGGGFIAQTEGEWKKAFDLNLFAAVRLDRMLVPTMMKSGSGSIIHVSSIQRSLPLYESTIAYAAAKAALTNYSKSLSKEIAPKGIRVNVVSPGWVSTDASNAMMERIAITNKISIKQAAQTVMDSLGGIPIGRPAKPVEVAELIAFLSSDRAASITGQEYIIDGGTIPTI; the protein is encoded by the coding sequence ATGAATTACCCATTCGAAGTGAACCGTTCTGAATTCAAGGACAAACGAATCCTGATAACTGGTGGAACTAAGGGACAAGGCGCCGCAATTGTCCAACGATTTGCACTATCAGGTGCTAAAATTGTGACCACAGCTAGGAACAAAAGTAAGGAGATTCCTAATGGTGTGCATTTTATCGAAGCAGATTTAACTACAGTGGAAGGCACTAATTCAGTTTCGAAAGAAACAATTGCTATACTAAATGGAATAGATCTAATTGTTCATGTTGCCGGTGGCTCAGATTCACCAGGTGGTGGATTCATTGCTCAAACAGAAGGAGAATGGAAGAAAGCATTCGACCTGAACTTATTTGCTGCCGTTCGTTTAGATCGTATGCTAGTACCAACAATGATGAAATCAGGATCTGGTTCTATCATTCATGTATCGAGTATTCAAAGGTCTTTGCCTCTTTATGAATCAACTATTGCCTACGCTGCTGCCAAAGCTGCTCTTACAAACTACAGCAAAAGTCTTTCAAAAGAAATTGCTCCAAAGGGGATTCGAGTGAATGTCGTTTCCCCTGGTTGGGTTTCAACCGATGCATCTAATGCGATGATGGAAAGAATTGCAATTACGAATAAAATATCAATAAAACAAGCAGCTCAAACTGTCATGGATAGCTTAGGAGGAATTCCAATCGGTAGGCCGGCGAAACCAGTTGAAGTTGCGGAGCTAATTGCTTTTCTTTCATCTGACCGAGCTGCGTCAATCACTGGACAAGAGTACATAATTGACGGTGGAACAATTCCAACCATCTAA
- a CDS encoding TetR/AcrR family transcriptional regulator: protein MKTKKGEKEKLRQVILDKAINYFKKRGHGGSGTDQIMTYMGLTRGALYSHFKSKDDLFANAVCHDLKRLEESLVQQFTDEGSLALEKIIEDHLSEKSLKDIEGGCAFTSLSSDMQRCKPSHRGLYEVYMNRIYALFAKALHEQFPENSEYECHHKALNLYSGLVGTLTMARTMKDPVKAREILESGKGFLKKSFLR from the coding sequence ATGAAGACAAAAAAAGGTGAAAAAGAAAAGTTACGTCAGGTCATTTTGGATAAAGCGATAAACTATTTTAAGAAACGTGGCCACGGCGGTTCTGGTACTGATCAAATTATGACTTACATGGGACTAACGAGAGGAGCCTTGTACAGTCACTTTAAATCAAAGGATGACCTTTTTGCAAATGCAGTCTGTCATGACTTAAAGAGATTAGAGGAATCTCTGGTTCAACAGTTTACTGACGAAGGTTCTCTCGCACTAGAAAAAATTATAGAAGATCACCTTTCCGAAAAAAGTCTTAAAGATATCGAAGGAGGATGTGCATTTACTTCTCTAAGTAGTGATATGCAACGTTGCAAACCTTCACATCGAGGTCTATATGAAGTATACATGAATCGAATTTATGCTTTGTTTGCAAAAGCACTTCACGAACAATTTCCTGAAAATTCAGAATATGAATGCCATCATAAGGCACTTAACTTATATTCTGGTCTTGTTGGAACTCTAACTATGGCAAGGACAATGAAAGACCCAGTGAAGGCCAGAGAAATTCTTGAATCAGGAAAAGGGTTTTTAAAGAAAAGTTTTCTGCGATAA
- a CDS encoding rod shape-determining protein, producing the protein MIFDNLYGLFSNDMGIDLGTANTLVHVKGQGIVLSEPSVVAVQASTGRVLAVGQEAKRMLGRTPGDIVAIRPMKDGVIADFETVEKMIRYFIAKVHNRTTFVKPRIVIGVPSGITEVERRAVRESAEQAGAREIFLIEEALAAAIGANIPIHEPAGNMIVDIGGGTTEIAVISLGGMVIAESIRTGGDEFDEAIVKYLRNQYNLVVGERTAEDIKLTIGNAFADKRVDTMEVKGRDAISGLPRTLELDSNEIRKALKEPTDEILDGIKSVLERTPPELAADIVERGIVLTGGGCLLRGLEHYLTKETGVPVFRAENPLTCVVLGTGRYLDELKYIKPGIR; encoded by the coding sequence ATGATATTTGATAACCTTTATGGACTTTTCTCGAACGATATGGGAATCGATTTGGGAACCGCGAACACCCTCGTGCATGTGAAAGGACAAGGGATTGTCTTATCAGAACCGTCGGTCGTGGCAGTCCAAGCCTCTACTGGTCGAGTCCTCGCTGTGGGACAAGAAGCAAAACGAATGCTAGGAAGGACTCCTGGTGACATCGTTGCCATCCGCCCCATGAAAGACGGGGTGATCGCCGACTTCGAAACTGTAGAAAAGATGATCCGTTACTTCATCGCAAAAGTCCACAACCGCACTACATTTGTAAAACCACGCATCGTCATCGGAGTTCCCTCTGGAATTACCGAAGTAGAAAGACGGGCCGTTCGTGAGTCCGCAGAACAAGCCGGAGCCCGCGAAATTTTCCTCATAGAAGAAGCACTTGCCGCAGCCATCGGTGCCAACATCCCGATCCATGAACCAGCAGGGAACATGATTGTGGATATCGGCGGGGGAACCACGGAAATCGCTGTGATCTCTCTTGGTGGTATGGTAATCGCTGAGTCCATCCGAACTGGTGGTGACGAATTTGATGAAGCCATTGTGAAATATCTCCGTAACCAATACAACCTAGTCGTTGGAGAAAGAACTGCTGAGGACATCAAACTCACGATTGGAAATGCATTCGCAGACAAACGTGTCGACACGATGGAAGTGAAAGGCCGTGATGCGATCTCTGGTCTTCCACGCACACTCGAACTTGATTCTAACGAAATCCGTAAAGCCCTCAAAGAACCAACAGACGAAATCCTAGACGGAATCAAATCCGTACTGGAAAGAACTCCTCCAGAACTTGCGGCCGACATCGTAGAACGAGGAATCGTCCTCACAGGTGGTGGTTGCCTCCTTCGTGGTCTCGAACACTACCTCACGAAAGAAACAGGAGTTCCTGTTTTCCGTGCCGAAAACCCACTCACTTGTGTGGTTTTAGGAACCGGAAGATACTTGGATGAATTGAAATACATTAAACCAGGAATAAGATAA